The Agelaius phoeniceus isolate bAgePho1 chromosome 26, bAgePho1.hap1, whole genome shotgun sequence genome has a window encoding:
- the GNGT2 gene encoding guanine nucleotide-binding protein G(I)/G(S)/G(O) subunit gamma-T2, translating into MAQDMTEKELLKMELDQLKKEVKNERQMVSKTGKEIKEYIESMAGEDPLLKGVPEDKNPFKEKGGCTIS; encoded by the exons ATGGCTCAGGACATGACCGAGAAGGAGCTGCTCAAGATGGAGCTGGACCAGCTGAAGAAGGAGGTGAAGAACGAGAGGCAGATG GTGTCCAAGACGGGCAAGGAGATCAAGGAGTACATCGAGTCCATGGCGGGCGAGGACCCGCTGCTCAAGGGCGTGCCCGAGGACAAGAACCCCTTCAAGGAGAAGGGCGGCTGCACCATCAGCTGA
- the ABI3 gene encoding ABI gene family member 3, translated as MSELERLRLSEIPAGRQQLREQHHNLLRVAEYCHSNYLQAGDKREALQETMALSTQSLASVAYQVNSLARAFLRLMDLQAAQLRQLEADVTCVAQSVDIHKEKVSRREIGALTVTRRCLSFQKVLPPPEPPVLEPYYRRPLNFSVLDGVGHGVKDTSTQLSRTGTLARKSTKCSSAQAAGTLGRSSRVPEPVQPPVVPMGKLPSSSSPLSSSGAPAAPGDGIPAPPPLPVGPPLPVGPPLPVGPPPLAPSPPVGPPPPAAAIPAPPPLPGHPAVPPPPAPDDLELPPPPPAEPDFGDLALPPPPDAEEPPWDPQSYL; from the exons atGTCGGAGCTGGAGCGGCTGCGGCTGAGCGAGATCCCCGCGGGCCGGCAGCAGCTGCGGGAGCAGCACCACAACCTGCTCCGGGTGGCCGAGTACTGCCACAGCAACTACCTGCAG gCCGGCGACAAGAGGGAGGCGCTGCAGGAGACGATGGCTCTGAGCACGCAGTCCCTGGCCAGCGTCGCCTACCAGGTCAACAGCCTGGCCAGAGCCTTCCTGCGCCTCATGGACCTGCAGGCGGCCCAGCTGCGCCAGCTGGAGGCCGATGTCACCTGCGTGGCACAG AGCGTGGACATCCACAAGGAGAAGGTGTCCCGCCGCGAGATCGGCGCCCTGACCGTCACCAGGAGGTGCCTGAGCTTCCAGAAGGTTCTGCcccccccggagccccccgtGCTGGAGCCCTACTACAGGAGACCCCTCAACTTCAGCGTCCTGGACGGCGTCGGCCACGGGGTCAAG GACACCAGCACGCAGCTGTCCCGCACGGGCACCCTGGCTCGCAAAAGCACCAAATGCTCCTCGGCCCAGGCTGCGGGGACGCTGGG GAGGAGCAGCCGTGTCCCGGAGCCGGTGCAGCCGCCCGTGGTTCCCATGGGGAAGCTCCCgagcagctcctccccactCAG CTCCAGCGGGGCCCCGGCCGCTCCTGGGGACGGAATTCCTGCCCCGCCACCCCTGCCCGTGGGGCCGCCCCTGCCCGTGGGGCCGCCCCTGCCCGTGGGGCCGCCCCCGCTGGCGCCGTCCCCTCCCGtggggccgcccccgcccgccgctgccatcccagctccgCCACCGCTCCCCGGGCACCCGGCCGTGCCCCCGCCCCCAG CCCCCGATGACCTCgagctgccgccgccgcccccggccgAGCCCGACTTTGGGGACCTGGCCCTGCCACCGCCACCGGACGCAGAGGAGCCCCCGTGGGACCCGCAGAGCTACCTGTAG